The DNA region CGGTCTCTTTCGGGCAGGTGAACCTGTTGACAAACTCTTCAAAGGGATGAAAAATCCGGGACCTCATCTGGAGCTGCAGTACCTTCTCGTGATCCTTTCAATTATGCCGGTGGTGGAGAAACCCCGCCTGTATGGAAGGCTGTATACCTCGCCGACAAGGTCGGCGCCGACAATCTCCCCAACCCTCCAGTCACCGCCCTTGACCAGGATGTCGGGCCTTATGGCCCTGATGAGATCATAGGGGGTGTCCTCATCAAAGATCGTGATGTAATCAACCATCTCTAATGCCGAGAGGACCTCGGCCCTCTCCCCTTCCGGCACTATCGGTCTTTGAGGCTTCAGCCTGCCGGCAGAGCCGTCGGAGTTCAGCCCCACGACAAGGCAGTCACCAAGCTCCCGGGCCTGCCGGAGGTAACGCACGTGACCGGCATGGAGAATATCAAAACAGCCGTTGGTAAAAACCACCCGCTTACTCTCTTTTTTGAGTTCAGCAACGACCGATTCAAGGGTAACCCTGTCGACTATTTTATTTGATTGTTCAGGCATTTCCATGTATCATACCTCTGCTGCTATATTCCAAAGGGTGGACATCCTCCTTTGGCCGGAGAGCCTGACTTCCGGGCATCCCGCAAAATATCCTTTGCACGTCCCATTATCTCTATATCTCCCCTGTAAGTGAGCACCTTCAACGCATCACCGACAGAAAACCAGGCAACCTCGTCAACCTCCCGGTCATGGTCCTCAGGGGCTCCATCCTGCAACTCCATGAGATAGTAATACACGGTCTTGCGGTACTTTGTATTCTCGTTCCTCATGAAATACCAGTATGATACGGAACCGAGAAAATCAACTATTCTTGCCTCGAGACCCGTTTCTTCCCGCACCTCTCTGACGGCTGTCTCTTCAGGCTTTTCGCCCTTTTCAATCAGGCCCTTTGGTAAGGTCCAGACAGCGCCGGCCCTGACGGCGACAAGTGCAACACTCGACTCTTCTCCCTCGTTTTTGAAAATAATACCTCCTGCCGAGGTTTGCCTTTTAAGTGATGCCGGGCGCATTCTCAAAGGATTCCTTGATCTTTGCGGGAAGCCTTACCGGTTTCATACGGTCAGTCACCGTTGCTATCTTCACCATGCCGGAAACAAGCATATCCCCCGTCAAATCATTCCTTACATAATGGGAAAACTCAATCGAGGCCGGACCAATGTGGACGACCTCAGTCTCGATCAGGAGTGTATCTCCATATCTTCCGGGGCGGTGATAGTCCAATGATGCCTTCACCACAACAAAGTACAGGCCCTCATCCATCAAACCCCTGACAGGGATGCCGAGGCTCCGGAGGAGTTCCGTGCGGGCCCGCTCGAAATACTTAAGATAGTTCGCATAGTAAACCACCCCAGCGCAATCCGTATCCTCATAATAGATGTTTATTTTCAGCCGGTGGTGCATTGTCAGGGCATGGTTGAAGGAGAGAATATCCGCATGAAGTCGTTATAGAGGGCAAAAACCATGAGGATGATTATGAGAGCATAACCTATCCGGTGGGCAAACATTATTGTCTTTTCATTGAGGGGAGACCCCTTCAGCCCCTCGATCCCGAAGAGGAGTAAATGCCCCCCGTCAAGGACGGGAACAGGCAGAAGGTTCAGTATACCGAGATTGACGCTGAGGACAGCCATAAACATGAAATATGCAAGCACTCCGGCTGATGCAGCCTTGCCGGACTCTTTAAGGATTGTAACCGGGCCACCGAGATTCTTTACAGAGATATCC from bacterium BMS3Abin08 includes:
- the ybgC gene encoding acyl-CoA thioester hydrolase YbgC — encoded protein: MHHRLKINIYYEDTDCAGVVYYANYLKYFERARTELLRSLGIPVRGLMDEGLYFVVVKASLDYHRPGRYGDTLLIETEVVHIGPASIEFSHYVRNDLTGDMLVSGMVKIATVTDRMKPVRLPAKIKESFENAPGIT
- the hldE_1 gene encoding bifunctional protein HldE, whose amino-acid sequence is MEMPEQSNKIVDRVTLESVVAELKKESKRVVFTNGCFDILHAGHVRYLRQARELGDCLVVGLNSDGSAGRLKPQRPIVPEGERAEVLSALEMVDYITIFDEDTPYDLIRAIRPDILVKGGDWRVGEIVGADLVGEVYSLPYRRGFSTTGIIERITRRYCSSR
- the mutT4 gene encoding putative mutator protein MutT4 → MRPASLKRQTSAGGIIFKNEGEESSVALVAVRAGAVWTLPKGLIEKGEKPEETAVREVREETGLEARIVDFLGSVSYWYFMRNENTKYRKTVYYYLMELQDGAPEDHDREVDEVAWFSVGDALKVLTYRGDIEIMGRAKDILRDARKSGSPAKGGCPPFGI